From Pseudoleptotrichia goodfellowii, a single genomic window includes:
- the dnaE gene encoding DNA polymerase III subunit alpha, with product MGNEIVHLKVHTEYSLLEGVGKIEEYVEKAKFMGIKTLAVTDTSMFGVIEFYKKCIKSGIKPVIGLEVFLDGIVSEGEYSLTLLAKNKKGYRNLSKLSSLSYSRFNRRRNKIKYEELLEYSSDLYILSGGIHSEIIKGISEYKYPEAKKVAVKLEKDFKENFFLEVPAVKRLESVRKSLKEMIKETSVGYVITNDVYYPNKGEAVLQKIMSSIKEGNKIEAVQSDIFYDDLYLKSFDEIKESFLQDEDFFNEGMKNTVILAENCNTDFEFDVFKFPEYELPEGITESFYIRKLVYEGIAKKYLNENVEITIKEQENGVKEKLTAKGRKDVFERADYELEVINSMGYNGYFIIVWDFIKFAKEAGVYVGPGRGSAAGSLVSYALNITEIDPLKYNLIFERFLNPERISMPDIDIDFDQEQREIVIDYVLNKYGNKYVAHIITFGTLKARAAIRDVGRVLNVSLKKVDKAAKLIPFNMDLEKALNSVGSLREMYNSDNEIKTMIDYSLKIEGRVRHASVHAAGVVISKDVLDEEIPTYSDGKTPILSTQYQMKELEELGILKMDFLGLKNLTILRKTIENIEKNKGEILRTENISLENEKAYKLMTEADTLGIFQCESPGIRKLMKKLKIEKFEDITALLALYRPGPLQSGMVEDFIAAKNAEAKIKYPDESLKEILEETYGVILYQEQVMKIVSEMAKYSLGEADQLRRAIGKKIPAIIEENREKFVKKAQENNVSREKADRIYNLIDKFGGYGFNKSHSAAYALIVYWTAYFKANYPLEFFAAIMTTEMYNIERLSLFINEARGKGIEILVPDVNLSDYDFKVEESGIRFGLVAIKGVGGNFVREIMEERESGIFVSYEDFVYRMKQRGLNKKQLESLILSGSLDNLDGNRKEKTESINKVMEWSQKKYESEEDLQMILFGGKSKKIGDFQMDKTEEYSQSILLKNEREYLGIYVSSHPLDEKKDYFEMIEHTKISETEVRNKSGKFDKIRIMGVIKNLNKIVTKLSGEPMAKFELEDATGAMEVICFPKDFIKFGYKIIEDAAVMIEGHVRSEGNKLSLVAGMINGLDDLEENKFLNLYILIDDESKEKVSELKKIILKNKGNNQIFLAMNTGESKKEVIKLGSKYDVSLSKKIMTELIKLVGTKKIKIR from the coding sequence ATGGGAAATGAAATAGTACATTTAAAAGTACATACTGAATATTCTCTTCTGGAGGGAGTCGGTAAAATAGAAGAATACGTTGAAAAAGCAAAGTTTATGGGAATAAAAACTCTTGCCGTTACTGATACTTCCATGTTCGGAGTAATCGAATTTTATAAAAAGTGTATAAAATCCGGAATAAAGCCTGTAATAGGACTGGAGGTATTTCTGGACGGTATTGTATCCGAAGGGGAATATTCGCTGACACTTTTAGCAAAAAATAAAAAAGGCTACAGAAATTTGTCAAAACTGTCTTCGCTTTCATACAGCAGATTTAACAGAAGAAGAAATAAAATAAAATATGAGGAATTATTGGAATATTCTTCGGATCTTTATATTTTGTCGGGAGGAATACACAGTGAAATAATAAAAGGAATAAGTGAGTATAAGTATCCTGAAGCCAAAAAAGTCGCAGTAAAATTGGAAAAAGATTTTAAAGAAAACTTTTTTTTGGAAGTTCCAGCAGTGAAAAGACTGGAAAGTGTAAGAAAATCTCTTAAAGAAATGATAAAGGAAACTTCCGTAGGATATGTAATAACTAACGATGTTTATTATCCGAATAAGGGAGAAGCGGTGCTTCAGAAAATTATGTCGTCAATAAAAGAAGGAAATAAAATAGAAGCTGTTCAGAGTGATATATTTTATGATGACTTGTATTTGAAGTCTTTTGACGAGATAAAAGAAAGTTTTTTGCAAGACGAGGATTTTTTTAACGAGGGAATGAAAAATACTGTAATTTTGGCTGAAAACTGTAACACGGATTTTGAATTTGATGTGTTTAAATTTCCCGAATATGAATTGCCTGAAGGAATTACCGAAAGTTTCTATATAAGAAAGCTTGTGTATGAAGGAATTGCAAAAAAATATCTGAATGAAAATGTCGAAATAACAATAAAAGAGCAGGAAAACGGGGTAAAAGAAAAACTGACTGCGAAAGGTAGAAAAGATGTTTTTGAAAGAGCTGATTATGAGCTTGAAGTAATAAACAGTATGGGATATAACGGATATTTCATAATTGTGTGGGATTTTATAAAGTTTGCCAAAGAAGCGGGAGTGTACGTCGGTCCTGGAAGAGGATCTGCTGCAGGAAGCCTTGTTTCTTATGCTCTCAATATAACAGAAATAGATCCTTTGAAATACAATCTCATTTTTGAGAGATTTTTAAATCCTGAGAGAATTTCCATGCCAGATATTGATATAGATTTCGATCAGGAACAAAGAGAAATCGTAATAGATTATGTGTTGAATAAATACGGAAATAAATATGTAGCTCACATAATCACGTTCGGAACACTTAAGGCAAGAGCAGCCATAAGAGATGTAGGACGTGTGCTGAATGTAAGTCTGAAAAAAGTCGATAAAGCGGCAAAGCTGATACCTTTTAATATGGATTTGGAGAAAGCGTTAAATTCTGTCGGAAGTTTAAGGGAAATGTATAACAGCGACAACGAAATAAAAACGATGATAGATTACTCGCTGAAAATAGAAGGAAGGGTGAGACACGCATCGGTACATGCTGCGGGAGTAGTAATATCCAAAGATGTGCTTGACGAAGAAATACCTACTTATTCGGACGGGAAAACGCCTATACTTTCCACACAGTATCAAATGAAAGAACTGGAAGAATTGGGTATTCTTAAAATGGACTTTTTGGGATTGAAAAACCTCACAATTTTAAGAAAAACGATAGAAAATATAGAAAAAAACAAAGGAGAAATATTAAGAACCGAAAATATAAGCCTTGAAAATGAAAAAGCTTATAAACTTATGACAGAAGCTGATACTTTGGGAATATTTCAATGTGAATCTCCCGGAATAAGAAAACTTATGAAAAAACTTAAAATCGAAAAATTTGAGGATATAACGGCATTACTTGCTTTGTATCGACCGGGACCTTTGCAAAGCGGAATGGTTGAGGATTTTATAGCGGCTAAAAACGCTGAAGCGAAAATAAAATATCCCGATGAGTCTTTAAAGGAAATACTTGAGGAAACATACGGAGTTATACTTTATCAGGAACAGGTAATGAAAATAGTCAGTGAAATGGCTAAATATTCTTTGGGAGAAGCGGATCAGTTAAGAAGAGCTATAGGGAAAAAAATACCTGCGATAATAGAGGAAAACAGAGAAAAATTTGTAAAGAAAGCTCAGGAAAATAATGTTTCTCGTGAAAAAGCCGACAGGATATACAATCTGATAGACAAATTCGGGGGATACGGATTTAACAAATCCCACTCGGCTGCTTATGCACTCATTGTTTACTGGACTGCTTATTTTAAAGCAAATTATCCGCTTGAATTTTTTGCGGCGATAATGACTACAGAAATGTATAATATTGAAAGGCTGTCTTTATTTATAAACGAGGCAAGAGGAAAAGGTATAGAAATACTCGTTCCCGATGTAAATCTGTCCGATTATGACTTTAAAGTGGAAGAAAGCGGAATAAGATTCGGTTTGGTTGCCATAAAAGGTGTAGGCGGAAACTTTGTCCGGGAAATAATGGAAGAAAGAGAAAGCGGGATTTTTGTATCCTATGAAGATTTTGTTTACAGGATGAAACAGAGAGGACTTAATAAAAAACAACTGGAATCTCTTATTTTGTCAGGAAGTCTGGATAATCTTGACGGAAACAGAAAAGAAAAAACAGAGTCGATAAATAAAGTAATGGAATGGAGCCAGAAAAAATATGAATCCGAAGAAGATCTGCAAATGATACTTTTCGGAGGAAAAAGCAAAAAAATCGGTGATTTTCAAATGGATAAAACAGAAGAATATTCTCAAAGCATTCTACTCAAAAATGAAAGAGAATATTTGGGAATATATGTGTCGAGTCATCCTTTAGACGAGAAAAAAGATTATTTTGAGATGATAGAGCATACAAAAATCTCCGAAACAGAAGTCCGAAATAAATCAGGTAAATTTGATAAAATAAGAATAATGGGAGTTATAAAAAATCTGAATAAGATTGTAACAAAATTATCGGGAGAACCGATGGCAAAATTTGAACTGGAAGATGCTACAGGAGCAATGGAAGTTATATGTTTTCCTAAAGATTTTATAAAATTCGGATATAAAATAATCGAAGATGCTGCCGTTATGATAGAAGGACATGTCCGCAGCGAAGGAAATAAACTGTCTTTAGTAGCGGGAATGATTAACGGGCTTGACGACCTTGAGGAAAATAAATTTTTAAATTTATATATTTTGATTGACGATGAAAGCAAAGAAAAAGTGTCGGAATTAAAAAAAATTATTTTAAAAAATAAAGGAAATAATCAAATTTTTCTTGCGATGAATACGGGCGAAAGTAAAAAAGAAGTAATAAAATTAGGCAGTAAATACGATGTGAGTTTATCAAAAAAAATTATGACCGAACTTATAAAACTTGTAGGAACAAAAAAAATAAAAATTCGTTAG
- a CDS encoding Cof-type HAD-IIB family hydrolase, which produces MKIKAIFTDLDGTLLKNDHTVPENVKEKFKELEEKGVKIFISTGRSFKSSYPFVKELDIKTPVITYNGGRIADPVTEEVIYEKPVSKENVEKIIDISRKKGIHLNLYNDDELYIEEEDEEGTGYAKRVGIPYFLINFDEFRGKTSTKGLFLGDAEILTELKKELEKELSDVNFVFSQPTYLEVLNKDVNKGLAVTEMLKKYDISPDEAMAFGDQWNDLEMLKAVKYGYLMGNAVEELKNIFPEDRITSSNEEDGIYNILKDI; this is translated from the coding sequence ATGAAAATAAAAGCAATATTTACTGATTTGGACGGTACACTTTTAAAAAATGATCATACTGTGCCGGAAAATGTGAAAGAAAAATTTAAAGAACTCGAAGAAAAAGGAGTAAAAATATTTATTTCTACAGGGAGAAGTTTCAAATCTTCTTATCCTTTTGTAAAAGAGCTCGATATAAAAACACCTGTAATCACTTATAACGGAGGTCGTATTGCAGATCCAGTTACTGAAGAAGTGATTTATGAAAAGCCTGTAAGTAAGGAAAATGTTGAAAAAATAATAGATATATCAAGGAAAAAAGGAATACACCTGAATCTTTATAATGACGATGAATTATACATTGAGGAAGAAGATGAAGAAGGAACAGGTTATGCGAAAAGAGTTGGGATACCTTATTTTTTGATTAATTTTGACGAATTTCGGGGGAAAACTTCGACAAAAGGGCTTTTTTTGGGAGATGCCGAAATATTGACAGAACTCAAAAAAGAATTGGAAAAAGAGCTTTCCGATGTGAATTTTGTGTTTTCACAGCCTACATATTTGGAAGTGCTGAATAAAGATGTAAATAAAGGCTTGGCAGTAACCGAAATGTTGAAGAAATATGATATTTCCCCTGATGAAGCGATGGCTTTCGGAGATCAGTGGAATGACCTGGAAATGCTAAAGGCTGTAAAATACGGTTATCTTATGGGAAACGCTGTAGAGGAACTGAAAAACATATTTCCTGAGGACAGGATAACATCGTCCAATGAAGAGGACGGAATATACAATATACTGAAAGATATTTAA
- a CDS encoding DUF4032 domain-containing protein codes for MDNSIYLFEAEGAYKKFLKSSKGFLGLKKRENLKSFGEVQKNENAYNSVYLGIKEVPLSKIVGSVEKYTDFDKNFVPKNNIVKQRWMNIYTGYMAESMLPPVILYKIKDDYYVYDGNHRISVAKFLNFVSVEAEVEEFLPSKDAADEIIYRESMVFEKETGIKDVILSNPLKYKHLKNEIKSYVNFVHKKKNEDADYKTAAENWNKNIFIPVKILIEKNDILKNFPDNNINDIFLFLLDHKYFMSEKIGKNIGYFLSTVDFINRVKTNEKRNLTNECRFEDKETLAACEKLRKIDNELIHSSEETEINEKLFKLTGIDFRYDRVLLEEVEKIGTPEKWYEENYKKITEYFYNKADKLPEKYSRYLQYFEENRIFGYIFEYKCCKNFFENENPEISVLNYIIEVFLPIISSFDDTVSEKEKIIYLYEKIQNQYFYLFRIEKRLVEEGKTTKYEKIIADNLLNIMSFKNEQGYYDIKGILINRKYEEFLDNLKKPEEFLNIYKKYGESGKYETFTKLFEMLDILGEKKFLKKIKNDLKKMFLSDDILADYKMKDILTEFNNNLGKEKDFYNREKYSFIDFYADILSFTKETAKDEDNGNIDLDIDILDMEMYYREKEKIYI; via the coding sequence ATGGATAATTCCATTTATTTATTTGAAGCGGAAGGAGCATACAAAAAATTTCTGAAATCATCAAAAGGGTTTTTGGGATTGAAAAAAAGAGAAAATCTCAAATCTTTCGGAGAAGTTCAGAAAAATGAAAATGCTTATAACAGTGTTTATTTGGGGATAAAAGAAGTTCCTTTAAGTAAAATCGTAGGAAGCGTAGAAAAATATACGGATTTTGATAAAAATTTTGTTCCTAAAAATAATATAGTAAAACAGAGATGGATGAATATATATACAGGATATATGGCAGAAAGTATGCTGCCCCCGGTAATTTTATACAAAATAAAAGATGACTATTATGTTTATGACGGGAATCACAGAATATCCGTTGCAAAGTTTTTAAATTTTGTATCTGTGGAAGCTGAAGTGGAAGAGTTTCTTCCTTCAAAAGACGCAGCTGATGAAATAATTTATAGGGAAAGTATGGTTTTTGAAAAAGAAACGGGGATTAAAGATGTTATCTTATCCAATCCTTTAAAATACAAACATTTGAAAAATGAGATCAAAAGTTATGTAAATTTTGTTCATAAAAAGAAAAACGAAGATGCCGATTACAAAACAGCTGCAGAAAATTGGAATAAAAATATATTTATTCCTGTAAAAATATTAATTGAAAAAAATGATATACTTAAAAATTTTCCGGATAACAATATTAATGATATTTTTTTGTTTCTTCTGGATCATAAATATTTTATGAGTGAAAAAATAGGAAAAAATATCGGGTATTTTTTAAGTACAGTCGATTTTATAAATAGAGTCAAGACTAATGAAAAAAGAAATTTAACAAATGAGTGCAGATTTGAAGACAAGGAAACTTTGGCAGCTTGTGAAAAATTAAGAAAAATTGATAATGAACTTATACATTCTTCTGAAGAAACGGAAATAAACGAAAAACTGTTTAAACTCACAGGAATAGATTTTCGATATGATAGAGTTCTGCTTGAAGAAGTTGAGAAAATCGGAACACCTGAAAAATGGTATGAAGAAAATTATAAAAAAATAACGGAATATTTTTACAATAAAGCCGATAAGCTCCCTGAAAAATATAGCAGATATTTACAATATTTTGAGGAAAATAGAATATTCGGATATATTTTTGAATATAAATGCTGTAAAAATTTTTTTGAAAATGAGAATCCTGAAATATCGGTTTTAAACTATATTATAGAGGTTTTTTTGCCCATTATTTCAAGTTTTGATGATACTGTCAGTGAGAAAGAAAAAATTATCTATTTATATGAAAAGATACAAAATCAGTATTTTTACCTGTTCAGGATTGAAAAAAGGCTTGTCGAAGAAGGTAAAACAACAAAATATGAAAAAATTATAGCTGATAATCTCCTGAATATAATGTCTTTTAAAAATGAACAGGGATATTACGATATAAAAGGAATTTTGATTAATCGAAAATACGAAGAATTTTTGGACAATCTTAAAAAGCCCGAGGAATTTTTAAATATATACAAAAAATACGGAGAATCGGGAAAATACGAAACATTTACCAAGTTGTTTGAAATGCTTGATATTTTAGGAGAAAAAAAATTTTTAAAAAAAATAAAAAATGACTTGAAAAAAATGTTCTTATCGGATGATATTTTGGCGGATTATAAAATGAAAGATATTTTGACCGAATTTAACAATAATTTGGGCAAAGAAAAAGATTTTTATAATAGAGAGAAATATTCTTTTATTGATTTTTATGCGGATATACTCTCTTTTACGAAAGAAACTGCAAAAGATGAAGATAACGGAAATATAGATTTGGATATAGATATTCTCGATATGGAGATGTATTATCGGGAAAAAGAGAAAATATATATTTAG
- a CDS encoding metallophosphoesterase family protein: MVIKRRYKILCISDIEILGNMEPDFLKQRFKSVDFIMSAGDVSNRYLDYLVSVLDKDIICVNGNHIYHKDFPITFAKVIDGKFIKYKGLRILGLDGCKVYSFKEHQYTENQMKIKIFKNIFHLLKGVDIVLSHASPEGIHDVDDGVHNGFKIFNKVIKYFKPKLWIHGHIHLPNFMEHQDTQVESTTVSNTFGYRIFFVEK, translated from the coding sequence ATAGTTATTAAAAGAAGGTATAAGATTCTATGTATAAGTGATATTGAAATACTCGGCAATATGGAACCAGATTTTTTGAAACAGAGGTTTAAAAGTGTGGATTTTATAATGTCTGCAGGAGATGTTTCCAACAGATATCTGGATTATCTTGTATCGGTACTGGATAAAGATATTATTTGTGTAAACGGAAATCATATTTATCATAAAGATTTTCCTATAACATTTGCCAAAGTTATAGATGGAAAATTTATAAAATATAAAGGCTTGAGAATACTCGGGCTGGATGGCTGCAAGGTTTATTCGTTTAAGGAACATCAATATACCGAAAATCAAATGAAAATAAAAATTTTCAAAAATATTTTTCATCTCTTAAAAGGAGTGGACATTGTTTTAAGTCATGCTTCGCCTGAAGGTATTCACGATGTAGATGACGGAGTGCATAACGGATTTAAGATTTTTAATAAAGTAATAAAATATTTTAAGCCGAAACTTTGGATTCACGGACACATACATTTACCGAATTTTATGGAGCATCAGGATACTCAGGTCGAGAGTACGACAGTGTCCAACACGTTCGGATACAGAATATTCTTTGTTGAAAAGTAG
- a CDS encoding cysteine desulfurase family protein, translating to MKQVYLDNAASTKMMPKVIEKIAESYGEIYANPSSTHRLGQKAKGIIEKTRNIIAGCLGAEANEIIFTSGGAEGNNLILRGALNAYEYKGKHIITSKIEHSTVLKTCQQLEREGYEVTYIDVDKNGVIDIEQLKNSVRKDTVIVSIMYVNNETGVKQPIEEIGKILEGTSVLFHTDAVQAVGKEIILPKNVRISALTATAHKFYGPKGAGFIFLDKNFLVEKEIWGGSQERNQRAGTENIQGIIGLGTALEEVYRTIYEEKGKDEELHKYMENRLKNEIERLKINGENAPRIKTITNVCIEGCDVQTLLIALDLRGIYVSGGSACMSGAHENSHVLKAMGLSEEELKSSFRISTGKYTTKEEIDYFIDNLKEIVKIERGE from the coding sequence TTGAAACAGGTTTATTTGGATAATGCGGCTTCGACCAAAATGATGCCGAAAGTTATCGAAAAGATTGCAGAATCTTACGGAGAAATTTATGCAAATCCCTCTTCGACACACAGATTAGGACAGAAAGCAAAAGGGATAATAGAAAAAACAAGGAATATAATAGCAGGATGTTTAGGAGCGGAAGCAAATGAGATAATATTCACATCAGGAGGAGCCGAAGGAAATAATCTCATTTTAAGAGGAGCACTAAATGCTTATGAATACAAAGGAAAGCATATTATAACTTCCAAAATAGAGCATTCTACCGTGTTGAAAACATGTCAGCAGCTGGAAAGGGAAGGGTATGAAGTAACTTATATAGATGTTGATAAAAACGGTGTTATTGATATTGAGCAGCTGAAAAATTCTGTGAGAAAAGATACCGTTATAGTTTCGATAATGTATGTAAATAATGAAACCGGAGTAAAACAGCCCATAGAAGAAATAGGAAAAATACTTGAAGGAACGAGTGTTCTTTTTCATACAGATGCAGTTCAGGCTGTGGGGAAAGAGATTATACTTCCTAAAAATGTCAGGATAAGTGCATTAACGGCTACGGCACACAAGTTTTACGGACCTAAAGGAGCCGGTTTTATATTTTTGGATAAAAATTTTCTTGTGGAAAAAGAAATATGGGGAGGCTCTCAGGAGAGAAATCAGAGAGCGGGAACTGAAAATATTCAGGGGATAATCGGATTGGGAACTGCTCTTGAGGAAGTTTACAGGACAATATACGAAGAAAAGGGAAAAGATGAGGAACTTCATAAATATATGGAAAATCGCCTGAAAAATGAAATAGAAAGATTAAAAATAAACGGAGAAAATGCACCGAGAATAAAAACTATTACGAATGTGTGCATTGAGGGGTGCGATGTACAGACTTTGCTTATTGCTCTTGATTTAAGAGGAATATATGTGAGCGGAGGTTCGGCGTGTATGTCGGGAGCTCATGAAAATTCTCATGTCCTTAAGGCGATGGGACTGTCTGAAGAAGAGCTTAAAAGCTCTTTCAGAATAAGTACAGGAAAATATACAACAAAAGAAGAAATAGACTATTTTATAGATAATTTAAAAGAAATTGTAAAAATAGAAAGAGGCGAATAG
- a CDS encoding energy-coupling factor ABC transporter ATP-binding protein yields MSFIEIDKVSFIYPDGTTAIDDISLNIEKGEKVAIIGQNGAGKTTTVKMLNRLLKPSKGQVIVDGWNTKNYTTAQMSRKVGYVFQNPMDQIFHSNVYDEIAFGPKKLKYSESEIKKVVEKAIEMTGLNDYKKENPYNLPYSVRKFVTVAAIIAMETEVIIMDEPTAGQDMKGIKILDELTRELMKQGKTVITITHDMEFVVNNFERIVVMANKKIIGDGNKKDIFKESEMLSQGKIKSPYISDLANELSMDKSILTINDFVEEFSEKIKQKN; encoded by the coding sequence GTGAGTTTTATAGAAATTGATAAAGTAAGTTTTATATATCCTGACGGGACTACGGCAATAGATGATATTTCTCTTAATATAGAAAAAGGGGAGAAGGTTGCAATTATAGGGCAAAACGGTGCCGGGAAAACAACAACTGTAAAAATGCTGAACAGATTGCTGAAACCTTCAAAAGGGCAAGTAATTGTAGACGGATGGAATACGAAAAATTATACAACTGCACAAATGAGCAGAAAAGTGGGATATGTATTTCAAAACCCTATGGATCAGATATTTCACAGTAATGTCTATGATGAAATTGCTTTCGGACCGAAAAAGCTCAAATATTCAGAGAGTGAAATAAAAAAAGTAGTTGAAAAAGCAATAGAAATGACAGGATTGAATGATTATAAAAAAGAAAATCCATATAATTTGCCTTATTCGGTAAGAAAATTTGTTACTGTTGCGGCGATAATCGCTATGGAAACGGAAGTCATTATTATGGATGAGCCTACAGCAGGACAGGATATGAAAGGGATAAAAATACTTGATGAACTGACACGGGAACTTATGAAACAGGGAAAAACTGTAATTACAATTACTCATGATATGGAATTTGTAGTAAATAACTTTGAAAGAATTGTAGTTATGGCAAATAAAAAAATAATAGGCGACGGAAATAAAAAAGATATTTTCAAAGAGTCGGAAATGCTGTCACAAGGGAAGATAAAATCCCCTTATATAAGTGATTTAGCAAATGAATTGTCTATGGATAAGAGTATTCTTACGATAAATGATTTTGTAGAAGAATTTTCCGAAAAAATCAAACAAAAAAATTAG
- a CDS encoding energy-coupling factor ABC transporter ATP-binding protein → MEYLKLKDINYKYPLSENKVLKNINLDIKKGEFWAVIGKNGSGKTTFCNLLRGFVPDFYKGELSGEITLENKKLSEYSQKEIVQKIGFVFQNPFTQISGVKETVFEEIAFGLENLGFEVSYIKDKVNEILQLLGIENLKDKNPYELSGGQGQKVALASIIAMEPEILVIDEPTSQLDPQGTEEIFKIINMLAKKGKTIILVEHKTELIAEYAEKVIVFDEGEIILKGDTEEVLKNPILLEKQIGMPQYAVLAYKLEEKMPEKIKFDEIPVTRAATLKELKKIIES, encoded by the coding sequence ATGGAATATTTAAAATTGAAAGATATAAACTATAAATACCCTTTATCTGAAAACAAAGTATTAAAAAATATAAATCTCGATATAAAAAAAGGTGAATTTTGGGCAGTTATAGGAAAAAACGGAAGTGGAAAAACGACGTTTTGCAATTTGCTGAGGGGATTTGTTCCCGATTTTTATAAAGGAGAGTTATCAGGAGAGATAACTCTTGAAAATAAAAAACTTTCTGAATACAGTCAGAAAGAAATTGTTCAGAAAATAGGATTTGTGTTTCAGAATCCTTTTACTCAGATAAGCGGTGTAAAAGAAACTGTTTTTGAAGAAATAGCTTTCGGACTGGAAAATCTGGGATTTGAAGTAAGCTATATAAAAGATAAAGTGAATGAAATACTTCAGTTGTTGGGAATAGAAAATTTGAAAGATAAAAATCCTTATGAATTATCGGGAGGACAGGGACAAAAAGTGGCTTTGGCATCAATAATAGCTATGGAGCCTGAAATACTCGTGATTGACGAGCCTACTTCCCAGCTTGATCCTCAAGGAACTGAAGAAATATTTAAAATAATAAATATGCTCGCTAAAAAAGGAAAAACGATAATACTGGTAGAGCATAAAACTGAACTTATTGCTGAGTATGCCGAAAAAGTTATCGTTTTTGATGAAGGTGAAATTATACTAAAAGGGGATACAGAAGAGGTATTGAAAAATCCGATTTTGCTTGAAAAACAGATCGGAATGCCTCAATATGCAGTTCTCGCTTATAAATTAGAAGAAAAAATGCCGGAGAAAATAAAATTTGATGAAATACCGGTAACAAGAGCGGCAACTTTGAAAGAACTGAAAAAAATCATTGAAAGCTGA
- a CDS encoding energy-coupling factor transporter transmembrane component T, which translates to MEKRITKKLYPTTNLLLAIVLIISAFIVPDYRYSYFIFIICGVIVYFYGKLNTYLKQVFRSLILLFIIIFIIQSILIPGKEVLIKLGFISIYKDGFMRAVNLTSKITAFVSAIAMFFQITEIRDFVISLEKAGLNSKAAYVVMLTLQIIPETMKRSKIIMDSQKARGVETESNIFTRAKAFIPVFFPLILSSIEGTEERAITLEVRGFSSGAKKTRLYDIEKTSYDRIFRILLIIFLILCIIWRKLWNI; encoded by the coding sequence ATGGAAAAAAGAATAACAAAAAAACTTTATCCGACTACAAATTTATTATTGGCAATAGTCTTAATAATATCTGCATTTATAGTGCCTGATTACAGATATTCATATTTTATATTTATAATATGTGGTGTAATTGTTTATTTTTATGGAAAGTTAAATACCTATTTAAAACAGGTTTTTAGAAGTTTGATATTACTTTTTATAATAATATTTATTATACAAAGTATTTTGATTCCGGGAAAAGAAGTATTGATAAAACTTGGTTTTATATCAATTTATAAGGATGGATTTATGAGAGCGGTGAATCTTACTTCAAAAATAACAGCTTTTGTTTCAGCAATCGCAATGTTTTTTCAGATAACAGAAATAAGAGATTTTGTTATTTCATTGGAAAAGGCAGGATTAAACTCCAAAGCTGCTTATGTAGTAATGCTTACTTTACAAATAATACCGGAAACAATGAAACGTTCAAAAATTATAATGGATTCTCAAAAAGCAAGAGGAGTGGAAACAGAGAGTAATATTTTTACAAGAGCAAAAGCTTTTATTCCTGTATTTTTTCCGCTTATACTTTCATCTATAGAAGGTACGGAAGAAAGAGCTATAACTTTAGAAGTGAGAGGGTTTTCTTCGGGAGCAAAAAAAACACGATTGTATGATATTGAAAAAACTTCTTATGACAGAATATTCAGAATATTATTAATAATTTTCCTTATTTTATGCATTATCTGGAGGAAACTATGGAATATTTAA